One genomic window of Medicago truncatula cultivar Jemalong A17 chromosome 1, MtrunA17r5.0-ANR, whole genome shotgun sequence includes the following:
- the LOC25482029 gene encoding probable pectin methylesterase CGR2, translating into MMSRRPGTSSRRFGDTKSKSSPVLSIGLIIVGGLFLIGYLYRGSGGLGGRLDSFSRVEGDYLCSGEVQRAIPVLQKAYGDSMHKVLHVGPDTCYVVSKLQKEDETEAWGIEPYDIEDADSHCKAQIRRGNVRVADIKFPLPYRPKSFSLVIVSDTLDYLSPRYLNKTLPDLVRVSADGLVIFTGFPTNQKAKVADVSKFGRAAKMRSGSWWVKFFLQSNLEENEAVNKKFEQASTQNSYVPKCQIFHLKSLH; encoded by the exons ATGATGTCGAGGAGACCTGGAACTTCTTCTAGAAGATTCGGTGATACCAAATCCAAATCTTCTCCAGTTTTGTCAATTGGCCTTATAATTGTG GGAGGCTTGTTTCTCATTGGTTACTTGTACAGGGGCTCAG GAGGACTTGGAGGCCGTTTAGATTCCTTTAGCAGGGTTGAAG GTGATTATTTGTGCAGTGGAGAGGTCCAACGAGCAATTCCTGTTTTACAGAAAGCATATGGAGATAGCATGCATAAAGTTTTGCATGTTGGTCCAGACACTTGTTATGTGGTCTCTAAATTGCAAAAGGAAGATGAAACTGAGGCCTGGGGTATAGAACCGTATGATATAGAGGATGCCGATAGTCATTGCAAAGCACAAATTCGTAGAGGCAATGTGCGTGTGGCTGATATCAAGTTTCCTCTTCCATATAGGCCAAAATCTTTCTCTCTTGTAATTGTTTCAGATACTCTGGATTACCTTTCCCCCAGATACCTCAATAAAACTCTTCCTGATTTGGTGAGGGTATCAGCTGATGGTTTAGTGATATTTACTG GTTTTCCAACTAATCAGAAGGCCAAGGTAGCAGATGTTTCCAAATTTGGAAGAGCG GCCAAGATGAGGAGTGGATCCTGGTGGGTCAAGTTTTTCCTTCAAAGTAACTTAGAGGAGAATGAAGCTGTTAATAAGAAGTTTGAACAAGCTTCAACACAGAATTCTTATGTTCCAAAATGCCAGATATTCCACTTGAAGTCACTCCATTGA
- the LOC112420244 gene encoding uncharacterized protein encodes MLDSASIDHDPIFKGMYNTVHIDEKWFYLKEKSKKFYLVHDEEDPIFSCQSKNYIPKIMFLVAIARPRFDAQGKEIFSGKIGAFPLITREPARRSSVNRPAGTLETKPIQSITRNVIKKCVLEQVVPSMMELWPIEERGQPIFIQQDNAKTHIDSEDQDFRCVASQNGIDIRLVRQPPNSPDLNVLDLGFFRSIQALQHKKSPNSVDDIVDAVQKSFEEYDTILSNRIFLSLQSCMIEIMKVKGTHNYKIPHMKKEQLERRKELPTQRKCDIQLVQEVLSYLDQ; translated from the coding sequence ATGCTTGATAGTGCTAGCATAGATCATGATCCAATTTTCAAGGGGATGTATAACACCGTTCACATTGACGAGAAGTGgttttatttgaaagaaaagtcGAAGAAGTTTTACTTGGTCCATGATGAAGAAGATCCAATTTTCAGTTGTCAAAGCAAAAATTACATaccaaaaatcatgtttttagtGGCCATTGCTAGACCAAGATTTGATGCACAAGGAAAAGAAATATTCTCCGGGAAAATTGGTGCATTTCCCTTAATAACAAGAGAGCCAGCTAGAAGGTCTAGTGTAAATAGACCTGCTGGTACACTTGAGACAAAACCAATACAATCGATTACTAGAAATGTCATCAAGAaatgtgtgcttgagcaagttGTACCATCCATGATGGAACTATGGCCAATTGAAGAAAGGGGTCAACCAATATTTATTCAACAAGACAATGCAAAAACACACATTGATTCTGAAGATCAAGATTTTCGTTGTGTAGCCTCACAAAATGGAATTGATATTCGTTTGGTGCGTCAACCACCAAACTCTCCTGATTTAAATGTTTTAGATCTTGGTTTCTTTAGGTCAATTCAAGCCTTACAACACAAGAAGTCTCCTAACTCTGTTGATGATATTGTGGATGCAGTTCAAAAGTCATTTGAAGAGTATGACACTATCCTGTCAAATCGTATATTTTTATCACTTCAATCATGTATGATTGAAATCATGAAAGTAAAAGGTACCCACAACTACAAGATTCCACATATGAAAAAAGAACAATTAGAAAGAAGAAAGGAATTGCCAACACAAAGGAAATGTGATATTCAATTGGTGCAAGAGGTTCTTAGTTATTTAGATCAATAG
- the LOC25482031 gene encoding uncharacterized protein isoform X2 — protein MKEDEEGDDRKINEEKVQEFKLWGIFLFGLIGATATTFAERIRQMQSVFNREREKTFRRKYENWKENGSGTNPQHFQRDDWYSKAEQTFRDQWKNYQDTPRENGSINYSLTHHYTVLGLDRSRTTPYTDAEIKTAFRTKAMQYHPDQNQENKEAAEAKFKEVMDSYEAIQQERKNHSL, from the exons atgaaggaagatgaagaaggtgatgatAGGAAAATCAACGAAGAGAAAGTTCAAGAATTCAAGCTTTGGGGAATTTTTCTCTTTGGCTTAATTGGTGCTACCGCCACCACCTTCGCC GAAAGAATAAGGCAAATGCAAAGTGTGTTTAATAGAGAAAGGGAGAAGACGTTTAGAAGAAAATACGAGAATTGGAAGGAAAATGGTTCTGGCACAAATCCTCAGCATTTCCAAAGAGATGATTGGTATTCGAAAGCTGAACAAACCTTTAGAGACCAATGGAAAAATTACCAAGACACCCCAAGGGAAAATGGAAGCATAAATTATTCATTAACACACCACTACACGGTTTTGGGTCTTGACAG GTCTAGAACAACACCTTATACAGATGCTGAAATAAAG ACAGCGTTTAGGACGAAGGCAATGCAGTATCATCCTGATCAGAACCAGGAGAATAAAG AGGCTGCTGAAGCTAAGTTCAAAGAAGTAATGGATTCATATGAGGCCATacaacaagaaagaaagaatcatAGTCTGTAA
- the LOC25482031 gene encoding uncharacterized protein isoform X1, which yields MKEDEEGDDRKINEEKVQEFKLWGIFLFGLIGATATTFALSRSKGGSFRSAFQEEAWKRYNKRLQEEYEEEAERVERIRQMQSVFNREREKTFRRKYENWKENGSGTNPQHFQRDDWYSKAEQTFRDQWKNYQDTPRENGSINYSLTHHYTVLGLDRSRTTPYTDAEIKTAFRTKAMQYHPDQNQENKEAAEAKFKEVMDSYEAIQQERKNHSL from the exons atgaaggaagatgaagaaggtgatgatAGGAAAATCAACGAAGAGAAAGTTCAAGAATTCAAGCTTTGGGGAATTTTTCTCTTTGGCTTAATTGGTGCTACCGCCACCACCTTCGCC TTGTCTAGGTCGAAAGGTGGTTCTTTTCGATCAGCTTTTCAAGAAGAAGCATGGAAGAGGTACAATAAGCGATTGCAAGAGGAATACGAGGAAGAGGCTGAGAGAGTG GAAAGAATAAGGCAAATGCAAAGTGTGTTTAATAGAGAAAGGGAGAAGACGTTTAGAAGAAAATACGAGAATTGGAAGGAAAATGGTTCTGGCACAAATCCTCAGCATTTCCAAAGAGATGATTGGTATTCGAAAGCTGAACAAACCTTTAGAGACCAATGGAAAAATTACCAAGACACCCCAAGGGAAAATGGAAGCATAAATTATTCATTAACACACCACTACACGGTTTTGGGTCTTGACAG GTCTAGAACAACACCTTATACAGATGCTGAAATAAAG ACAGCGTTTAGGACGAAGGCAATGCAGTATCATCCTGATCAGAACCAGGAGAATAAAG AGGCTGCTGAAGCTAAGTTCAAAGAAGTAATGGATTCATATGAGGCCATacaacaagaaagaaagaatcatAGTCTGTAA